The genomic region GTCCTTGTCGGGGTCCCAGGCCCCCTCCGGCAGGAAGGAATGGGCGGGGCCCGGTTGCAGCGGTTCGTCGGCCTTGGCGAAGGCCTCCCATGTCTGGGCTTCCATCGCCGCCACGAACAGAATGTCGAGACGCCCGCGGATGCATGTGCCGAGCGCCTCGGTATGGAAGCGGGCCACGGTCTGGGTGCGGGAGAGGTGGACCGCCCATTCCGCCTTTTCCGGCGTGACGGTGACATCCACTGCCCCCTGCGCCGCAACGCGCCCCGGGGTGGCGGTCACGAAGACGAGGATCGGAAGCAGGAGCGCGGAAGGAAAGCGAAATCGCCGCCCCTCCGGGCGGAAATGCGGGCCCGCGCGCATGATGAACCCTCCCCCTGTTGCCGGACCGGGATGCGCACATCGGCCCGCAATGGGGCCCGGAGCGCAGCCCATCGCCTGACCGTCATGCCACGGTCGGGCGACGGATGCGGTCAAGCGGACCCGCCGGGTGATCCCGAAGGCGGACGTCACGCAGGGCTGCGGACCGCATCCTTGAGGGTGACGGCCGGATCGCCGGCGCGGGCGGGATCAAGGCGCAAGCCCGATGCGATCAGCTTCTTCGCCTGCATGAAGTCGCGCGCGGTGACGATGCTGTCGAGGGCGAGCAGCCTGTCGTCCGCGTCGAGATGCAGGACGGAGAAGGCGCCGTCCTCCGGCCGGCCGCGCAGGATCCGCCGCACCGCGCCCGCCGCCAGCCCCACGCTCTGCAGCCGCACGCCGAACTGCTCCGTCCAGAACCAGGGCACGGGGTCGTAGGCCGCCTCCCCGTCGCCGGCGATGACGCGGGCGGCGACCTCGGCGCTCTCGGTCGCGTTCTGGATGGACTCGAGGCGGAGCGAGCCCCAGCGGCTGGTCTTGAGCCGCGCGACGTCGCCCACGGCCAGAACGTCCGGAGCATCGGTCCGCAGCCGCGCGTCCACCGGCACGCCGTCGTCCGCCGCGATGCCGGCCTGCCGGGCCAGATCGTCCGCCGGCTCGGCGCCGATGCCGACGAGGGCGAGCTCAGCCTCGAGCCGCGTGCCGTCGCCGAGCTCCGCCGCAACGCCGCGCGCATCACAGACAACACGGACGAGCCGGGCGCCCAGGTGGATCGTCACGCCGGCCTCGGCATGGCGGCGGGCGAAGAAATCGCTGGCGGGCGGGCTGGCAAGACGGGGCATCAGCATGTCCGCCGCCTCGATCACGGTGACGGCAAGCCCCAGCTCGCGCGCGGCAGACGCGACCTCGAGCCCGATGTAGCCGCCGCCGATCACCAGCAGGCTGCCGGCCTCGGCGAGCCGGGTCTTCAGCCGCCGGGCGTCCGCAAGGGTGCGCAGGTCGAGCAGCCGCTCGGCGCCGCCGTGCTCCAGCGCAACCAGCTCCTCAGGCAGGCGCCTGGGCCTGGCGCCGGTGGCGAGCACGAGCGTGCCATAGGTGATCTCCTCGCCGTCGGCGAGCCGGATGCGATGCGCCGCCGGCGCGATCGCCACGACGGTCCGGCCGAGAATGAGGTCGATCCCTCGCTCCGCATAGAAACCGGCCGGGCGCAGTGCGAGCCGCTCCTCGGCCAGCGCGCCCTTGAGGAAGGCCTTCGAGAGCGGCGGACGGTCGTAGGGCGGGACCTCCTCGGCGCCGATGAGCAGGACGGGGCGCGTCGAGCCGAGCCGGCGCAAGGCGGCGGCGCAGTGAAACCCCGCATGTCCCGCCCCGACGATCACGACTCGCTCGTCCATTACGATGACCCCTCCCGTCTGCCGCCGTCCGGGTGCGCATTCCGCATTGCCGGCGGCCGGCACCGGCTCACGGGCTCGTTAGCGGCAAGGCCGGCTCAGCGCAATCATCTTGCGCAGGCGGCGCAAGGCTCCGGGCGCCCTTGTCAGACGCGGGCCGTGCCCGTAAGCAACGGGGGCGGCCGGGAATGGGCGGGGCAAGACAAGATGGGATGCACGGCGATGACGAGGACGGTTCTTTTCGGCGCGCTCGGTTTCATGCTGATGGCCTCGGCGGCGGTCGCGGACGACGGGTCCGCGGGTGATCCGGCAAAGGGCGCGAAGATCTTCCGCATGTGCGTCGCCTGCCACACGATCGAGAAGGGCGCGCCGAACCGCATCGGCCCGAACCTGCACGGCGTCGTGGGGCGCCCGATCGCGAGCGTGCCCGGCTTCAACTACTCGCCCGCCCTCAAGAAGATCGAAGGCGTGTGGGACGAGGAGAAGCTGGAAGCCTGGCTTGCGAATCCGCGCCAGTTCGCCCCCGGCAACCGCATGGCCTTCGCGGGCGTGCGCCGGCCCGAGGACCGCAAGGACCTCATCGCCTACCTGAAATCCATGAGCGAGGACTGAGCGCCACCGGCGCCGATCCCCGCTCCCGGATCCCTGCTGCGATCGGTGCCTGCGGGCGCCACGGTGGCGGCTGCCCGTCCGGCCCGCCGTTCATCTCGTGTTGAGCGGCGGTTCAGGACGCGTTCAGCCAGAGGCCGGCAGATTCAGCCGTGACGGCCGGGCGGCCCGGCTGCGGCCGCCGGGAATCGCAGAGGAAAGGAGCAGGCGATGGCTGAACGCAGGATGCACCGTGCGCCCCTCGTCCTTGCCGCGGCCGCGCTCATGGGCGCGGCGGCTGCGCGCCCGGCGGATGCCGGCGGGGCGGTTGGCTTCGGCTACGGCTATCACGGGCCGGGTGCCCATGTCGGCGCCCATGTGGGCTACCATCATCGCCACCACCACCACCACCATGGCCGGTTCCATTATCGCCACCATCACCATGGGCATGGTGCGGCCTACACCCTGCTCGGGGTCGGTCTGGGCCTCATCGCCTACGACATCGCCCGCAAGAGCGCACGAGCGGAGCGGATCGCCGAGCGGGAAGTGCGCTACCTGTCGCCTCCCCCGCCCGTGCCCCCTTCCGACCGGGATGGCGGCTGCCTGCAGATCCGCGAATATCAGACGACGATCACCGTCGGCGGTGAAGAGAAGGAGGCCTACGGGGACGCCTGCCTCATGCCCGACGGGTCCTGGCGGCTCGGCGCGCCGAAGCTCGTGCCGGAGCCGTGACTGGTCGCCGGTGATCGGTGGCCGGTCAGGGCGCCGGTCTCGCGCGCCCGGTTTCTGAACGCGCGCATCCGGCGCAGCGGGCGGTCCAATCCTTGACCCGCCACGCGCGCCGGCGCGACCGACGGCTCCAGACGGTTTCCTCGTCACCCGCCGGCTCGAGCGGCGGGTCCGTGTCTTTCGTCCTCATCCGCCGCCGCCAACCCCTGATCGTCATCCGCCGACCTGATCGATGGATCAAGCAGAAGATGTGGCCAACCGCCGGCGCCGGCGATGTCTCCACCGCCCGATGGGTTCGCCGTTCAAGCCGGCGAACGACGCGTTTGAGAAGCTGTTGCTCCTGGGCGCTCACTCACCCTCGTCAGCGGCCGGCTCCCCTTCCACGTCACCCGCCGGCTCGAGCGGCGGGTCCAGCGGCTACGCAGGCGCTTTCGCGCCGGGGGACCGTTGCGGGCGGCGATTCCGGCGGCCGCGCCCGCGGGCTCAGTCGATGATGTCGATCCAGCCCTTCTTGATCGCCTTCGCCACCGCATGGCTGCGCGAGGAGGCGCCGAGCTTGGCGATGGCGTTGCGGACGTGGAAGCGCGCGGTCTCGGGCGAGCGGTCGATGATGATGCCGATCTCGCTGTCGGTCTTGCCGCAGGCGACCCAGGCGAGGCACTCGCGCTCGCGTTCGGTGAGCGGGCAGTCGTCGACGAGACGCCGGCCCTGTGCCTCCACCACCTCCTCGACGCGGTTCAGGAAGGCGTGGGCGGCGACGAAAAGATCGCTCTCATAGGGCTTCACCCAGCGGCGCATCTCGGCGAGCGGCTCCTCGCTCACCCAGCTGACGAAGCCCGTGCGGCCGCCCGGCTGATGCACGGGGACGATGATCCCCGAGCGCACGCCCACCTCCTTCAGCACGCTGATGGTCTGCTGGCCGATGGCGGTGAACGGCCGCTCCAGCCAGCCGGGATCGACACCGAGATTTTCCTCGTCCAGCCCCCAGGTGAAGGGCCAGCGCCTGAGCCGGCAGGGGGTGACCAGAGGACAGGCGAGATTGTAGCCGCTCTCCACCCAGCGGCGGATGAACTCGGGGCTCCAGCCGAGCTCGACACCGAGGATCTCGCCGTTCTCGTCGACCGGCAGCACCGAATGCTGCACGTCCAGGTCGAAGGCGACGCGCGAGAAGGGCAGCGCGCGGGTGTAATGGGCGAGAACGAGGCAGAGGTCCCGCAGATTGCGGGCCCCGGGGAGCTCCTGGAGAAGCTTCTGCGTCGGATCGGCAAGCATGGTGGGGACCGTCTTCTCTTTCCTGCGCTGTCTGTTCCGGGGCAGGCGGACCGGCCGCAGGGCTTGCGCACCACCCCGCACAAGGGT from Rhodothalassiaceae bacterium harbors:
- a CDS encoding pyridine nucleotide-disulfide oxidoreductase, with the protein product MDERVVIVGAGHAGFHCAAALRRLGSTRPVLLIGAEEVPPYDRPPLSKAFLKGALAEERLALRPAGFYAERGIDLILGRTVVAIAPAAHRIRLADGEEITYGTLVLATGARPRRLPEELVALEHGGAERLLDLRTLADARRLKTRLAEAGSLLVIGGGYIGLEVASAARELGLAVTVIEAADMLMPRLASPPASDFFARRHAEAGVTIHLGARLVRVVCDARGVAAELGDGTRLEAELALVGIGAEPADDLARQAGIAADDGVPVDARLRTDAPDVLAVGDVARLKTSRWGSLRLESIQNATESAEVAARVIAGDGEAAYDPVPWFWTEQFGVRLQSVGLAAGAVRRILRGRPEDGAFSVLHLDADDRLLALDSIVTARDFMQAKKLIASGLRLDPARAGDPAVTLKDAVRSPA
- the cycI gene encoding cytochrome c, whose amino-acid sequence is MTRTVLFGALGFMLMASAAVADDGSAGDPAKGAKIFRMCVACHTIEKGAPNRIGPNLHGVVGRPIASVPGFNYSPALKKIEGVWDEEKLEAWLANPRQFAPGNRMAFAGVRRPEDRKDLIAYLKSMSED